tttgctcctccaagaggctccgtaaaaTCAAATCTGCGGATTGGTTTTATGAGGGCCATATCTAATATCTGTAGAAAgaccatttttgtaaaattgttagaaagaaaatactaacatcacgttccaaatttcaaccgtagcggatgaaatttgctccttaaaGAGACTCCGAAAGTCAAAAATCTGggtatgggtttatatgggggcctgaAATGTATAATTCGATGccttaaaaattgaatgaaaaagtaAGTAttccctccatcctatggtagattgGCTTagttatttaattttgacaaatattgaaTTATGTATTCACACGTTCTACGAATTCGTGTGGctcatattttaaatatttcttaaagaaaGCGAGGAATattaatgatattaatttacatcagttaaaaaaaaaaaacaaatcaatttcTTTAAAGGTTTGAATATTAAACTCTTTTGCGATCTAATATTATAACATACAATTAATTTCCCCATTGTCCCTTCTTGCCCTCCCACAATTTAGCAaacaaacttccattgaaattgAACAATTGAATGCTCGTGTCGTTGAAGCTGAGACCCGCTTGAAGACCGAAGTCCAACGCATCAAGAAGAAGTTGCAAATCCAAATCACCGAATTGGAAATGTCCTTGGACGTTGCCAACAAGACCAACATCGACTTGCAAAAGGTTATTAAGAAACAATCTTTGCAATTGACCGAAATCCAAGCCCACTATGAAGATGTTCAACGCCAATTGCAATCTACCATGGACTCGTACACTGTTGCCCAACGTCGTTTGGCCGCCATGAATGGTGAATTGGAGGAGGTTCGCTCTCAATTGGATAGCTCTGTTCGTGCCAAGCGTACCGTTGAAGTTCAATTGGAAGAAGCCAATACCCGCATCAATGAATTGCATGTTACCAATGTCAACTTGGTATCCATCAAATCGAAATTGGAACAAGAATTGAGCGTTGTCCAAGCCGACTACGAAGAAGTCCACAAGGAATTGCGTCTCAGTGATGAACGTTACCAAAAGGTTCAAGTATGTACATGTTTGAAGATTTAATAGTTCCATATATTATAGAACTAATGggaaattttcaattggctttATTTAGGTTGAACTCAAGCACAGCATTGAACAAATCCATGAAGAACATGAACGCatcatgaaattggaaaccatCAAGAAGTCCTTGGAAGTTGAAGTCAAGGTAAGTTGGAGGAATGCAATtacaaaatatgacaaaaaccTATTAGGCAATTTGGGTGTAGTTTCAATAGTAGTGCAACCTACATAACAtattaatcaatatttctgtGTTTATGCCACTTAAGTGGCAAGTTTACCCCTTTCTACAAGCGTTGATACTTTCGTGCCACTTTTTGTGCTAGTAAATATCAGAATATGTTCCATATTTGTTCCACCTTTTTGTCATGTTGTGCCACATTTTACTGCAATAGTATTTCTAGAATGTTATTCCAAATCATAttaaaaatacactgaaaaaaatattgtcgtgaggtcaaagatttcatgtctttaaaatacgaatgcaagttttgcttagcatagaaaacgcatttctctagtataaagtttttttccttgaccaaaggtcgataaacttttcaatgaagtcgtaagtgattaagtgatttgatttaaaaatggatatcataacatgaaagcaaaaatgtttgggctaatgtcaacttgactttaataatttagaaaaaatctttaaatttaatgaaattgtctttaaatttgttgtctttttgcatcttgactacaaagcaaaaaatcgttcaaatataggacatgtttttcaacactttattttaaagacgttttttacttgaaacacagcataatttctactagaagtcgagtcttaatttggaaaataaagtcgtcgttaacttgtttttaaaggactttgatagcatatgaagacaaaaagctgaaaaagcgaaaaaataaaatttgcttcctagaagatagtacacaaaacccgattttaaaagagaattgtgtctcaaaggtatccttaattgtattctccgcttctttggctcggaatcaataccaaattttttaaagtaaagacaaaatctttggaaccgggtatgctttttttttcagtgtacaaaggctACGCTTCCAATAATATATTACTGAGTTCTGTTTTCTTCTCATATCATAGCCTTTCCATGCGCCTGAaagtatttaaggaaatattctAAATTATGTAAATCAGCCCAGccaaaaacaaatttggaagttcttccaaaggcacaactttaaaagcactcccaataatgttctttattttaactactcaggaagttcttttaattcaattttttatgacttGGGTTtgccatacttttaatgggtaatattaactttttttgtttcaaataggttaaaaacagagtaagaattcatgaaatggtacaaatcatttaaattttgtcgaaaaaaaaatgctgaattcaatctgaaaaaattgtgaatttttgaaaatatttgaagtcaaacatattcgacaagcgttagaatcctttaaaaattataaaaaattataaaaaattataaaaattatttatttgacaaaatatcacagaattttttaatttacatccaaaacattgaattcggatcacacctaaagaagtgatgcaaattcagtgcaacggctgttgaaatgaaggacttccgtcctatgacaagcccatgttaaattcatcgcttctgcgtgaattttgcaccacttccggatccaaaaagaacattttcattacttttttggcgacgtttttttgctgggagattATTTACCAGACCTATCAATTTCAAGGCTATTTTCGATGAAATGCTAATTGTTAGATTCAttataatttgaagaaaaaaatgattTCACAATTCTTCATGAAAGTCAAGGAATATGTATGTGTTTAATCCGTACTTTTTTCGAGAAGTTGTCCCTAGAAAGAATTATGATTTATTATTCACTAAGCAACAATATATCCTTTTATCTCATGGTTATAAGAGGGGgccaccgtgttgcaatggttaacatgtccGCTATGCATACAAAAGATCCAGATtttaatcccagtttcgaccaaacatcaaAACGTTTTCAAGTTTCGAttatgatggtgacatttctaagtgttCCAAAGTTTCTCTAAATTTCGTCGCACCATTTTAGGCGGTTCGTGTGTTCGCTTGAGGTAAACTCTATTATTTGTTAAGGCACTGATCACCTCTGTAATATTAACAGAGTTTGGGCtcataatttacaaaatatattgcaaaatagaagcagaattaattaaaaagtacaGAACGTgagaaaaaggtggcacaaaaaaattaaaaagtatggCATTATGTGGCACAACAAAAAAGTAGCATAACGATTGAAAAAGAAGCAGCTTTGCCCCAATGGTAACACCTGTTGTGCAAATCATTGATTAATAAAGGCGAAGTTCACcgcctgtggtatcacaatggactgaatagtctaattgagcctaaaaaatatcgggctgccacaataACTAAACTAACTTATGGTTATGCGAAAACTTCTTTAGTTGGAGCGTTGTTCATGAGAACCATGTTTAGTAAAAACCTAGCCTTTTCAACAGCGTagatattataaatatataaaatgttggatTACTGTGAAGAGCACAATTTTAGGACTGTCATCCAAAGTTTATGAAATTACAATAAACCATTTTTCTTGGTTTTTCCCTCCAGAACTTGTCTGTCCGCTTGGAAGAAGTTGAATTGAACGCCGTTGCCGGCAGCAAGCGTATCATCAGCAAATTGGAGGCCCGTGTCCGCGATTTGGAATTGGAATTGGAGGAAGAGAAGAGAAGACACGCTGAAACCATCAAGATCTTGAGAAAGAAGGAACGCACCGTCAAGGAAGTCATGGTACAATGCGAAGAAGACCAAAAGAACATTATGTTGTTGCAAGAAGCCTTGGATAAATCCAACAGCAAACTCAATATGTTCAAGCGTCAAATGGTTGAACAAGTAAGTATTGGAAAATTCGTTTTAAATCGATAACCCATTCACTTAAAaacaaattccatttcaattaaaactattCTAGGAGGGTATGTCTCAACAAACCATTACCCGCGTACGCCGTTTCCAACGTGAATTGGAAGCTGCCGAAGATCGTGCTGAAAATGCCGAAACCAACTTGAACATGATCCGTGCTAAGCACCGTACCTTCGTCACCACCTCATCTGTTCCTGGATCCCAAGTCTACATCCAAGAAACAACAAGAACGATCACCGAATAAATTAATCTTTAATTATTCTATATAAGAGACGCTTCTTAAAATCAATCCTTCTCAAAAGAATTTAAAAACATCAACCACCAAAAccacacacaaaacaaaaaaaacacaaaaaaacactTTACTTTATcaagtttttatacaaaaagaaaatatgtatttatagaacaaacaaaaaaaaatgaacaacagaaaatcaaaaactttaCTTCCACCACCAGCAGAgaagttttcttctttttttaattttaatatcgaataaatgtattttaatttaatttttaatgaaccatcaatggaaaaaatgaacaacaaataaaatttttaaatttaagaaaaaaaaaaacaacccaacTTTAGGAAGACTTTTAGAAAACTTACTGTAGTTTTACAGTCACAGTTGCTGGGAATAAAATAATATCCAAGTACATCATATAATCTGAGGCAGGGAAGTCTTATGCAGGGGTTATGTTTCTCAATGAAATCAATTTATATAATAAGCATTATACTCCAATAAATACAATAGgagcaaaaatatttgaaaccaTGAAAGCAATACAATATAAACCTTGGGAATGGTTTGAATTCAAATACATTTCTAACAGGATACCAAAGATTACTCTTAGACATGATTATCGTCATGGCACTTTAAACAGAGTGCCTTTGCGGAAATACGCTGTAACAGCTGCGCAACTTTATATttcaaatgagaaaattttctataagaaatattttgagatttttttataaaaataaaattttgagaaaagtttctatacccagcaaaaactaggtaaccacatctcattacaatttacattaccaggagtagagCTGTCATTACATATTGCATTACATtgtggtgagttataatgactaacttgtaatgacaataataaatacttctcgctaattttcgaattgatattctcaaaatgtaatgcatttggctattaataacttaataaaatagaataaattatggtaccattaggtataattattcacctaattgagcatttacttaaaaaaagaagaatatgttatgtaacggtaattctgaagatttttccattaaggaatattcttcacgaatatttcataataattgtgttttaaattaatgacattaccatactatgttttaaataaatgctttattatacctcattcacattacactttcaaaatcgacttcactagatttcaactgtcaattgccttataaaaaggaatatataaaatccacttttagtagatttcgaacataATGTGAATCTAACTTCCTTAAAcaataacatttatttctattttaactgtgaaattaatttgcctgtaatcttatttagatgatttgttatattttttgtttattttaacaggttggctgataagtccccggtctaacaaagaaaaacacatttttttgtcaaaattcgtttttattattcatcatagttcccttcaagagcgatacaacgattataacgaccttccaattttttgataccattttggtagtactccttcggttttgactcaaaataggcctcagtttcggcgatcacctcctcattgcagccaaattttttcccgagcatccttttgaggtctgagaacaagaaaaagtcgctggggccagatctggagaatacggtggatggggaagcaattcgaagcccaattcataaatttttgccatcgttcttaatgacttgtggcacggtgagttgtcttggtggaacaaccctttttttttctttttttttttgctcgttgatggtttttcccttctcaagataatcgataaaaattattccatgcgcatcccaaaaaacggaggccattactttgccagcggacttttgagtctttccacgcttcggagacggttcaccaccggtcgctgtccactcagccatcaccaacacgttgttgtttttggtcaaatgtgagctcgcgcggcacccattttgcacagagcttccgcatatccaaatattgatgaatgatatgaccaagacgttcctttgatatctttaaagcctctgctatctcgatcaacttcattttacggtcattcaaaatcattttgtggattttttttgatgttttcgtcggtaaccacctccttcgggcgtccactacgttcaccgtcctccgtgttcatttcaccacgcttgaatttcgcataccaatcaattattgttgatttccctgggacagagtccggaaacccattatcaagccaagtttttgcttccaccgtaatttttcccttcagaaaacagtattttatcaaaacacgaaattcctttttttccatttttttcacaataagaaaagttgcttcacaaaagacgctctatctcacaaactaattgacttattacagacgtcaaattttgactcgaatcatttgaaggttgatactatataaaaataatatgcatttaatactagcgacgccatctatgtgtcaaaccggggacttatcagtcaacctgtcacaatattcgtttctattcaagtaatgttcatattacagcattactctccatattttgatccattgtaatcggctagagaagtcaatattttcgagatttggctattttgcaaactttggtatatctacgaataagtgattacatattaggtgattatatgctgtaaaagcactacttatttcatggccaaaggtatgcctggggagaagtactttcctcctaggacatgcgtatgttaatgtaatccggagcgatgccaattaataagtggttattaatttttaaacaggcttacctacaagattaccgggtaatgagaggttttgctgtgtagaaataaggttttgaggaaaattattgtagaaataaaattttgagaatgttttctatggatatacaattttgagaaaagtttttatagaaatgaaattttgagaaaattttcgatgaaaataaaattttgacaaaattccctcaagatatgaaattttgctaaaatttctggaaaataattttgatacaaataactatagaaatgagattttcacaaaacttcctAAAGaaaagcaatgaaatttttgagaaaagtttctacagaaataaagttttgagaaaatttttttatacaaattaaattttgagaatgctttctatggaaataaaattttgagaatgttttctatagaaataaaattttgagaaaattttcgttgaaaataaaattttggcaaaatttcttcaagatatgaaattttgctaaaatttgtggaaaacaaattttgatccaaataactatagaaatgagattttcacaaaacttcctatattcCTGTGGATGAAGGCTAACAGATTAGTACCTATACCTACAAAAACTCGTCTTACacgaaacgaaaacaaaaacatggTTGCTACGTTAACCAAGCTCCAAtcgaaaaaagttgaaaaatataaataaaattttgagaaaatttttctatcgaaataaaattttgagaatttcttttataaaaataaattttttctaaagagaaaattttaagaatattttttatagaaataaaattttgagaaaattttcacaaaagtcccttaagatatgaaattttgcaatattttgtgcagaaatgaaattttgaaattacattttgagaaaattttctttaaaaataaaattttgagaaaattttctttaaaaataaaattttgagaaaattttctttaaaaataaaattttgagaaaattttctttaaaaataaaattttgacaaaattccctcaagctatgaaattttgcaataatttatatagaaataaaattttatacaaatacctAACATATAGACAtggaatgttcacaaaatttcatatagatgaTATTCCTCCGGTGGATGAAGATGCAGAAACAGATTAGTGCCTAGACCTACAAAAACTAGtcttatacaaaacaaaaacaaaaacatggatGCTACGTTATCCAAGCTCCAAtcgaaaaaagttgaaaaatataaataaaattttgagcaaaaatttctataaaatacaatatttagaaaattttttataaacataaaatattgagaaaattttctatagaaatcaaattctgagaaaattgtttggaaaaataaaatttggagaaaattttctataaaataaaatttttagaaaaatttttaccaaaaataaaatattgagaaattttttatagaaatacaattttgagaaaattatctggaaaaatacaattttcggaaaattttctatagaaataaaattttgagaaattttttttagaaatgaaattttgacaaaatttcctatagaaatgaaattttgacaaaatgtcccatggatcatattccttctgtggATGAAGGCCAACAGATTATACCTGTCTTTTAACAAGAGAAACCTTAGACAATATTAAGTTTATTTACGTCGTTGATTAATCTAAATCAAAAACCATACATTGGTATGGTAGAAACCCAAAATTTCTAATACGAGGATATATCGAAAGTGGGCAAACCTTTGTCGATAGGAGAGTTTCTTGAGgtacacagaaacaaatttcaccaatatttttcaattaaaatccttcaattgattcaattaacttttaacagaaaaaaatcaatcacgcagtaaaatatatattttttgtcttcaataataaaattaattgatccaattatttgtacacccaaagaaaaaaagcttTGCTGTTgaacgaaattttgaacaatcgaCATTtccctttcttataaagtatcttCTTTGGGATCAAACAAATCCAAATTtatgataaataaaaaatggtttaattaattgttattattaatttcaattaaatttttgactgaatgttgttttttttaaggtaatatatttttatatatctatGCACACAAATAATGTTgtgaatttaatcaattaatttttatatttaaaaatattgttttccacGATTGAAAGATgttattatttaaaatgtttagaTTCCTAATATAGTCTAAAAACTCACATTTATATATGCCAACAATGCCCTTATCATCACAATACGTCTTGTGGTCTGAGATTATTAAA
This is a stretch of genomic DNA from Haematobia irritans isolate KBUSLIRL chromosome 4, ASM5000362v1, whole genome shotgun sequence. It encodes these proteins:
- the Prm gene encoding paramyosin isoform X2: MSLVYSCRPPTRVRRHGAAYEDNYGYTMNYYQPMIDYLDAKAQRLDVSPPHLPWTSERGLKQYRPSNAVRQYKTDDIIRLSRSVAARADEILLDFRVKKRSPFSVVKLVDASRVTKHLAPDSILERARERSRRRQREFEEQVRTDTLKILQRIRKMELDTVEMSKDFKRSIRGKSATAIAKALLSESSRNITQARKDEENLMSQTMARSSMCRSSSRMRSVSPEGGARITKHTYHMELMDDRMVDKLDHSVSSSLHNVKRQLSSLNQKTVEFYADSSKQTSIEIEQLNARVVEAETRLKTEVQRIKKKLQIQITELEMSLDVANKTNIDLQKVIKKQSLQLTEIQAHYEDVQRQLQSTMDSYTVAQRRLAAMNGELEEVRSQLDSSVRAKRTVEVQLEEANTRINELHVTNVNLVSIKSKLEQELSVVQADYEEVHKELRLSDERYQKVQVELKHSIEQIHEEHERIMKLETIKKSLEVEVKNLSVRLEEVELNAVAGSKRIISKLEARVRDLELELEEEKRRHAETIKILRKKERTVKEVMVQCEEDQKNIMLLQEALDKSNSKLNMFKRQMVEQEGMSQQTITRVRRFQRELEAAEDRAENAETNLNMIRAKHRTFVTTSSVPGSQVYIQETTRTITE